A region from the Salifodinibacter halophilus genome encodes:
- the hflB gene encoding ATP-dependent zinc metalloprotease FtsH, protein MNELAKNLLLWVVIALVLMTVFSSFAPSTSSGNKIAYSNFLAKVKSNEVSQVKISGKDIEGSFSSGRSFSTVSPETNNEAMIGTLMDHNVEIVGEPADSGSFFKQILISWFPFLLLIGVWIYFMRQMQGGGGGRGAMSFGKSKAKQMAPEDVKMRFADVAGVEEAKTEVQELVEFLSEPSKFQRVGGQIPRGVLMVGSPGTGKTMLARAIAGEAGVPFFSISGSDFVEMFVGVGASRVRDMFEQAKKQAPCIIFVDELDAVGRQRGAGMGGGHDEREQTLNQMLVEMDGFEGNEGVIVIAATNRPDVLDPALLRPGRFDRQVVVPLPDVRGREQILNVHMKDVPIQNGVNTSILARGTPGFSGADLANLVNEAALFAARADHEKVSQDDFERAKDKILMGAERKSMVMTEDEKKLTAYHESGHAIIGLSVPQHDPVHKVTIVPRGQAMGVTMFLPEEDRYSYSRQRLISQICSLYGGRLAEEIIFGKEAVTTGASNDIERVTEIANNMVTKWGLSERMGPITYHNDDDQPFLGKSAAQSNTVSDETTHAIDVEVRRIIDECYERAREILENSMPKLHLMADALMKYETIDRKQIDRIMNEEDPGPPQDWIDNPGSDGGNGSGGAGAEAGGRASEPKPDSSDVPSPAQNRHRLH, encoded by the coding sequence TTGAACGAACTTGCCAAGAATCTGCTGCTCTGGGTTGTCATCGCGCTGGTGCTGATGACCGTGTTCTCGAGCTTCGCGCCGTCGACCTCCAGCGGGAACAAGATTGCCTATTCGAACTTTTTGGCCAAAGTCAAAAGTAACGAGGTGTCGCAGGTCAAAATCAGCGGCAAGGATATCGAGGGTAGCTTTAGCTCCGGTCGTTCGTTTTCCACGGTCAGCCCCGAGACCAATAACGAAGCGATGATCGGCACGTTGATGGATCACAACGTTGAAATCGTTGGTGAGCCGGCCGACAGCGGGTCGTTTTTCAAGCAGATCCTCATTTCTTGGTTCCCGTTCCTGCTTCTGATTGGCGTGTGGATCTATTTCATGCGCCAGATGCAAGGCGGCGGCGGGGGCCGCGGTGCCATGTCGTTCGGCAAATCCAAGGCCAAACAAATGGCGCCGGAAGACGTGAAGATGCGCTTCGCGGACGTGGCCGGGGTCGAAGAAGCCAAAACCGAAGTGCAGGAGTTGGTTGAGTTCTTGTCCGAGCCATCCAAATTTCAGCGCGTTGGCGGTCAGATTCCGCGTGGTGTGCTGATGGTCGGCTCGCCGGGAACGGGTAAGACAATGCTCGCGCGCGCGATCGCGGGCGAGGCTGGCGTGCCGTTTTTCTCGATTTCCGGTTCGGATTTCGTCGAGATGTTCGTCGGCGTGGGCGCCTCCCGAGTGCGCGACATGTTTGAGCAGGCCAAAAAACAGGCGCCCTGCATCATTTTTGTTGACGAACTGGACGCGGTCGGCCGCCAGCGCGGTGCTGGTATGGGCGGTGGCCACGACGAGCGCGAGCAGACGCTCAACCAGATGCTGGTCGAGATGGATGGTTTCGAGGGCAATGAAGGCGTGATCGTGATCGCGGCTACCAACCGCCCGGATGTGCTCGATCCTGCACTGCTGCGCCCCGGGCGCTTCGACCGCCAGGTGGTGGTGCCGCTGCCCGATGTGCGTGGTCGCGAGCAGATCCTGAATGTGCACATGAAGGATGTGCCCATTCAGAACGGCGTCAATACGTCGATTCTGGCACGCGGTACGCCGGGCTTTTCCGGTGCGGATCTGGCCAATCTGGTCAATGAAGCCGCGCTGTTCGCCGCGCGTGCCGACCATGAGAAAGTCTCGCAGGACGATTTCGAGCGGGCCAAAGACAAGATCCTGATGGGCGCCGAGCGCAAGTCCATGGTCATGACCGAGGACGAGAAAAAGCTGACGGCTTATCACGAATCCGGTCACGCTATTATCGGTTTGTCGGTGCCACAGCACGACCCGGTTCATAAGGTCACGATCGTGCCGCGCGGGCAAGCGATGGGCGTCACCATGTTTCTGCCGGAAGAAGACCGCTACAGCTATTCGCGCCAGCGGCTGATCAGCCAGATCTGTTCGCTCTACGGTGGACGCCTGGCCGAAGAGATCATCTTTGGCAAGGAAGCCGTGACCACCGGCGCCTCCAACGATATCGAGCGTGTCACCGAGATCGCCAATAATATGGTGACCAAGTGGGGGCTATCCGAACGGATGGGGCCGATCACGTATCACAATGATGACGATCAGCCGTTTCTCGGTAAGTCGGCGGCTCAGTCGAACACGGTCTCCGACGAGACCACGCATGCCATCGACGTCGAAGTGCGGCGGATTATCGACGAGTGCTACGAGCGTGCCCGGGAAATCCTGGAAAACAGCATGCCCAAGCTGCATCTGATGGCCGATGCGTTGATGAAATACGAAACCATCGACCGCAAGCAGATCGATCGCATCATGAACGAGGAGGATCCGGGGCCGCCACAGGACTGGATCGACAATCCCGGGTCCGATGGTGGCAATGGCAGCGGCGGTGCCGGTGCTGAAGCCGGGGGGCGCGCTTCGGAGCCAAAACCGGACTCTTCAGACGTGCCAAGCCCCGCGCAGAATCGGCACCGGCTCCACTGA
- the glmM gene encoding phosphoglucosamine mutase translates to MGESIFGTDGIRGRVGSEPMTPDFALRLGFAAGSVLLAENYGATDDMQPCVLIGKDTRLSGDMLESALESGFAAAGVDVLLVGTLPTPGIAHLTRTYRAAAGLVISASHNPHYDNGFKFFSPRGQKLSDAIESRIAAALDQPLACVPSGKLGRASRVDSAAGRYVEFCKSTARLDLAGLRGLKLVVDCANGAMCHVAPSVFRELNAEVKEIATEPDGQNINRECGSTNPEGLASAVIDEGADVGIAFDGDGDRCIMIDHCGRVIDGDDLLYVIAAARHARGALRGPVVGTVMTNLGVVQAFERAGIDFERAPVGDRYVFERLEANGGEVGGEASGHVLCLDRATTGDGVVTALQTLAIMIGCGRSLADLTAGLVHHPNALVNVELAPGEADRLMQHPQVLADIERAEAAFEGAGRVLLRASGTEHKLRVMVEGPDQDKVYWWANELAAGVRGQAAHGV, encoded by the coding sequence ATGGGCGAATCGATTTTCGGTACGGACGGTATCCGGGGGCGTGTCGGTAGCGAGCCGATGACGCCGGATTTTGCGCTTCGGCTTGGGTTCGCGGCTGGCAGTGTCTTGCTCGCCGAAAACTATGGCGCAACCGATGACATGCAGCCGTGTGTGTTGATCGGTAAGGACACGCGTTTGTCGGGCGACATGCTGGAATCGGCGCTCGAATCGGGATTCGCCGCCGCAGGCGTGGATGTGCTGCTCGTGGGAACGCTGCCCACGCCTGGTATCGCGCATCTTACGCGCACCTATCGCGCCGCGGCTGGGTTGGTCATCAGTGCTTCGCACAATCCTCATTACGACAACGGATTTAAGTTTTTCTCGCCGCGTGGCCAGAAGCTTTCGGATGCGATTGAAAGCCGTATCGCAGCGGCATTGGACCAGCCGTTAGCCTGCGTGCCCTCGGGTAAGCTCGGGCGTGCCAGCCGCGTGGATAGCGCGGCTGGACGTTATGTCGAATTTTGTAAATCCACCGCGCGTCTCGATCTGGCTGGCCTGCGTGGTCTGAAGTTGGTCGTTGACTGCGCTAATGGCGCGATGTGTCATGTCGCGCCTTCGGTTTTCCGGGAGCTAAACGCCGAAGTCAAAGAGATCGCCACCGAGCCCGACGGCCAAAACATCAACCGCGAGTGTGGCTCGACAAACCCTGAAGGGCTTGCGAGCGCGGTAATCGATGAAGGTGCCGACGTCGGCATCGCGTTCGATGGCGATGGTGATCGCTGTATCATGATTGATCATTGCGGTCGCGTTATCGACGGTGATGACCTGCTCTATGTCATTGCCGCAGCTCGACATGCCAGAGGTGCTCTGCGTGGCCCGGTCGTCGGAACAGTCATGACCAATCTGGGTGTGGTCCAGGCGTTTGAGCGGGCTGGCATTGATTTTGAGCGGGCCCCAGTGGGCGATCGCTATGTTTTTGAACGGCTCGAAGCCAACGGTGGTGAGGTCGGTGGCGAGGCCTCCGGCCATGTCCTGTGTTTGGATCGTGCGACGACCGGCGACGGAGTGGTCACCGCGTTACAGACACTGGCCATCATGATTGGCTGTGGTCGCAGCCTGGCGGATTTGACCGCCGGTCTTGTCCACCACCCAAACGCGCTAGTCAACGTCGAGCTCGCACCGGGCGAGGCCGATCGACTGATGCAGCATCCGCAGGTGTTGGCTGACATCGAGCGCGCGGAAGCCGCGTTCGAGGGTGCCGGTCGCGTGTTGCTGCGAGCCTCGGGCACGGAGCACAAGTTGCGCGTGATGGTGGAAGGTCCTGATCAGGATAAGGTATACTGGTGGGCTAACGAGCTAGCGGCGGGCGTGCGCGGCCAAGCAGCGCACGGCGTCTGA
- a CDS encoding RlmE family RNA methyltransferase translates to MSKRRGNNAWLNRQRADPYVAKAHTDGYRARSAYKLAQLDERDDLLAGVGCVVDLGAAPGAWSQYCRRRVPSARVLALDRLAIEPIDGVEILSGDFTSDDTLHRLLATFGDARPDLVLSDMAPNVSGVKSVDQAAIMDLAELTLDYCERVLADGGNAVIKVFQGAGFDALVGSARRCFKQVTVRKPDASRDASAEVYLVGRSWCGVRQESSDV, encoded by the coding sequence GTGTCTAAGCGACGCGGCAACAACGCGTGGCTGAACCGTCAACGCGCCGATCCTTATGTCGCGAAGGCGCACACTGACGGGTATCGCGCACGCTCGGCCTACAAGCTGGCGCAACTCGACGAGCGTGATGATCTGCTCGCGGGTGTTGGTTGTGTTGTCGACCTCGGGGCCGCGCCCGGCGCTTGGAGTCAGTACTGTCGGCGGCGAGTGCCCTCGGCCCGAGTGCTGGCGCTGGACAGACTGGCGATCGAGCCGATTGACGGTGTCGAGATTCTGAGTGGGGATTTTACCAGCGACGATACGCTACATCGCTTATTAGCGACATTTGGCGATGCTCGCCCCGATCTTGTACTTTCGGATATGGCCCCCAATGTCTCCGGTGTTAAATCGGTCGATCAAGCGGCGATCATGGATCTCGCTGAGTTGACTCTGGATTATTGTGAGCGTGTGCTGGCGGATGGCGGCAATGCGGTTATCAAGGTGTTTCAGGGGGCCGGGTTTGACGCCCTCGTCGGCTCGGCTCGGCGATGTTTCAAACAGGTCACGGTCCGCAAGCCCGATGCTTCGCGTGATGCAAGCGCCGAAGTATATTTGGTGGGCCGTAGTTGGTGTGGTGTCCGTCAGGAATCGTCGGACGTATGA
- the secG gene encoding preprotein translocase subunit SecG has protein sequence MLYSILVTTQVVVALSLVGLILLQHGKGADAGAAFGSGASGTVFGAKGSANFMSRATAGLAIAFFALSLTLAYLVNAGSTGGSSVTSSLPAQTANPAETKKDGSNSGDKNSNSGSSNESQKNDEAAAGSEGGESGGDSGKMTAPPAPADDKSDVDAPSDTQAGQSGGDDNGQGH, from the coding sequence ATGTTGTATTCGATCCTGGTCACGACGCAGGTCGTGGTTGCTTTGAGTTTAGTTGGCCTGATACTGCTCCAGCATGGCAAGGGTGCCGATGCGGGTGCGGCTTTCGGCAGCGGTGCGTCGGGCACCGTCTTCGGCGCCAAGGGCAGCGCTAATTTCATGAGTCGGGCGACAGCCGGTTTGGCTATCGCCTTTTTTGCACTGAGTCTGACGTTGGCGTATCTGGTCAATGCCGGAAGTACGGGTGGTTCCAGTGTGACCAGCAGCTTGCCGGCACAGACTGCCAATCCGGCCGAGACGAAAAAGGATGGCAGCAACTCAGGCGACAAGAACTCGAACTCTGGTTCGTCAAACGAGTCGCAGAAAAACGATGAGGCCGCCGCTGGAAGCGAGGGTGGCGAATCGGGCGGCGATTCGGGTAAAATGACGGCGCCGCCAGCGCCGGCTGATGACAAATCAGACGTCGATGCGCCGTCAGACACCCAAGCGGGCCAGTCAGGCGGAGATGACAATGGCCAAGGCCATTAA
- the nusA gene encoding transcription termination/antitermination protein NusA, with the protein MSKNVLLVAEAVANEKGVERPIIFEAIEAALESATRKLYDEDVGIRVTIDQDTGDYRTFRFWEVLEPGEIDAETGEPRFIESPGREISVEQAHEHDTTLSVGDVVEEEVESIEFGRIGAQAAKQVIVQKVREAERAQIVEQYRDRVGELITGLVKRLDKGSVILDLGGNAEALIPRDHLIPRETMRPGDRVRGFLFDVRPEQRGPQLFVSRTRPEFLVELFKLEVPEVGQGLIELRGAARDPGLRAKISVQAKDRRIDPVGACVGMRGSRVQSVSNELVGERIDIIVWDENPAQFVINAMAPADIESIVLDEDSGSMDLAVTEESLAKAIGRGGQNIRLASNLTEWQLNVMTLEDADAKSESESRELQEHFQTDLDVDAEVAAILVQEGFTTTEEVAYVPPSELLTVEEFDEDVVEELRNRARDCLLSRAISSAEGAGEGEPADSLLQVDGIDDNLGRELAGHGVQTRDDLAELDVEELQEYIEIDNERAAALIMAARAHWFEATDS; encoded by the coding sequence ATGAGCAAGAACGTACTGCTGGTCGCCGAGGCGGTCGCCAACGAGAAGGGCGTTGAGCGCCCGATCATATTTGAGGCTATTGAAGCCGCCCTCGAATCTGCCACCCGTAAGCTTTACGACGAAGACGTCGGCATCCGTGTGACGATCGATCAGGATACCGGCGACTACCGCACGTTTCGTTTCTGGGAGGTGTTAGAGCCGGGTGAAATCGATGCGGAGACTGGTGAGCCGCGTTTCATTGAATCGCCGGGCCGCGAGATTTCAGTGGAGCAAGCGCACGAGCACGATACGACACTCAGTGTCGGCGACGTTGTTGAGGAAGAAGTCGAGTCGATCGAGTTCGGTCGTATCGGTGCCCAAGCCGCCAAACAGGTCATCGTTCAGAAAGTGCGCGAGGCCGAGCGCGCGCAGATTGTCGAGCAGTATCGCGACCGCGTCGGCGAATTAATTACTGGCCTGGTCAAGCGTTTGGATAAAGGGTCGGTGATTCTGGATCTGGGCGGCAACGCGGAAGCGTTGATCCCGCGTGATCATCTGATCCCGCGCGAAACGATGCGGCCAGGCGACCGTGTGCGGGGCTTTTTATTCGACGTGCGCCCGGAACAGCGCGGCCCGCAGCTTTTTGTTTCGCGTACCCGGCCGGAATTTCTGGTCGAGCTGTTCAAGCTGGAGGTGCCAGAAGTCGGGCAGGGGCTTATCGAGTTGCGCGGCGCTGCCCGCGACCCGGGCTTGCGCGCCAAGATTTCGGTTCAGGCCAAAGATCGGCGTATCGACCCGGTCGGCGCTTGTGTCGGTATGCGGGGCTCGCGTGTGCAGAGCGTATCCAACGAATTGGTCGGCGAGCGCATCGACATCATCGTATGGGATGAGAATCCGGCCCAGTTTGTTATCAATGCCATGGCGCCTGCCGATATTGAATCCATCGTTCTGGACGAGGATTCCGGTAGCATGGATCTGGCGGTCACCGAGGAATCTCTGGCCAAAGCGATCGGCCGCGGCGGACAAAATATTCGTCTTGCCTCAAATCTGACCGAATGGCAGCTGAATGTCATGACGCTCGAGGACGCAGACGCGAAAAGCGAGTCTGAATCGCGTGAGCTCCAGGAGCATTTCCAGACCGATCTGGATGTTGACGCCGAAGTGGCAGCCATTCTGGTTCAGGAAGGCTTCACGACGACCGAAGAAGTCGCCTACGTGCCGCCCTCGGAATTACTGACGGTCGAGGAATTCGACGAAGATGTTGTTGAGGAGCTGCGTAATCGCGCGCGTGACTGTCTGTTGTCGCGGGCGATCTCGAGCGCAGAAGGCGCAGGTGAAGGCGAGCCGGCTGATAGTCTGCTGCAAGTCGACGGCATCGACGACAATCTGGGGCGCGAACTGGCCGGTCACGGCGTGCAGACGCGCGATGATTTGGCCGAGCTGGATGTCGAGGAACTTCAGGAATATATTGAGATCGACAACGAGCGCGCGGCGGCACTGATCATGGCCGCTCGGGCACACTGGTTTGAAGCGACTGATTCCTAA
- a CDS encoding ribosome maturation factor RimP, translated as MATDLSKQLAPVLADLGYELWHLEPGADGQSDLLRVYIDAENGIDVDDCEKASREIDATLTVAGYNYALEVSSPGVERPLVTGLHFQRFIGERARVRCFSPVGGQRRFCGWIRSVDDGRLGIAEADETVEIDLSNIAKAYLDPEVWPDGSTH; from the coding sequence ATGGCGACGGATTTAAGTAAGCAATTGGCGCCGGTCCTGGCTGATCTCGGCTACGAGCTTTGGCATCTGGAACCTGGTGCCGACGGGCAGTCTGACTTGCTGCGTGTCTATATCGATGCCGAGAACGGCATCGACGTCGACGACTGCGAAAAGGCCAGCCGCGAAATCGATGCGACGTTAACCGTCGCTGGGTACAACTATGCGCTGGAGGTTTCGTCGCCGGGCGTCGAACGCCCGCTGGTGACCGGGTTGCATTTTCAGCGGTTTATTGGTGAGCGTGCGCGCGTGCGATGTTTTAGCCCTGTGGGCGGGCAGCGTCGGTTCTGTGGCTGGATTCGCAGCGTCGACGATGGGCGTTTGGGGATTGCCGAGGCTGACGAAACCGTCGAAATCGACTTGTCGAATATCGCCAAGGCGTATCTAGACCCGGAAGTTTGGCCGGACGGCTCGACGCATTGA
- the folP gene encoding dihydropteroate synthase has product MGVLNVTPDSFSDGGQHYQPANAVSRALAMENEGARVIDIGAESTRPGAEPMSAATQIERLAPVLRELRPATDCFISVDTSEPAVIDAVAELGADMVNDVRGLRVPGAIDAVARHELAVCVSHMQGEPVSMQQAPQYDDVVADVADYLAARVDECVAAGVRSDRLCVDPGFGFGKTRAHNIAMLQSVAQFGVKGRPILLGVSRKSMFARIFDDDSHDARVNGSLASAVWAVSQGVAIVRAHDVRATVQVCQLADALASDSVSS; this is encoded by the coding sequence ATGGGGGTGTTGAACGTCACCCCCGACTCATTCTCGGACGGCGGCCAGCATTATCAGCCCGCCAACGCGGTGTCTCGGGCGTTAGCCATGGAGAATGAAGGCGCCCGCGTGATTGATATTGGCGCGGAATCGACCCGGCCAGGCGCCGAGCCTATGTCTGCCGCGACACAGATCGAACGGTTGGCGCCGGTGCTGCGTGAGCTTCGCCCGGCAACCGACTGTTTCATTTCCGTCGACACCAGCGAGCCCGCGGTTATCGATGCGGTGGCTGAGCTGGGTGCCGATATGGTTAATGACGTACGCGGACTACGTGTGCCGGGCGCTATCGACGCTGTTGCGCGCCACGAGTTGGCGGTCTGTGTCAGTCACATGCAAGGCGAGCCTGTTTCCATGCAACAGGCGCCGCAGTACGATGACGTCGTCGCCGACGTTGCAGATTATCTGGCCGCGCGCGTCGACGAATGCGTGGCGGCCGGTGTTCGCTCGGATCGCCTATGTGTGGACCCAGGGTTTGGTTTCGGTAAGACGCGTGCGCACAATATAGCTATGTTGCAATCGGTTGCGCAGTTTGGCGTTAAGGGGCGGCCCATTCTGCTCGGGGTCTCTCGTAAGTCGATGTTTGCGCGCATCTTCGACGACGACAGCCACGACGCGCGGGTCAATGGCAGTTTGGCCAGCGCTGTTTGGGCTGTATCGCAAGGGGTGGCCATCGTGCGTGCACACGACGTGCGCGCGACCGTGCAGGTTTGTCAGTTGGCCGACGCGCTGGCCAGTGACAGCGTGTCGAGCTGA
- a CDS encoding triose-phosphate isomerase — translation MKRGSLVIGNWKMNGSASEVDHFAAALKGAEQLPCEVGVCVPFVYIERMARAVAGSQVVVGGQDVADRVDPGALTGAVNARMLGDVGAGDVIVGHSERRSEYGETDQNIVAKVGAALEAGVRPIVCVGETKQQRDAGHFQQVVDAQLDAVLSSFESRELASLVVAYEPVWAIGTGDTATPEEAEEAHSHIRGRVAAYNSELADGCRIIYGGSVKPDNAADIFRQDNVDGALVGGASLNYDSFAAIAAASVEAEQQNKTG, via the coding sequence ATGAAGCGTGGCTCGCTGGTTATCGGCAACTGGAAAATGAACGGCAGTGCGTCCGAGGTCGATCATTTTGCGGCGGCGCTCAAAGGCGCCGAACAACTGCCGTGTGAAGTCGGCGTCTGCGTGCCGTTTGTCTATATCGAGCGTATGGCGCGTGCGGTCGCCGGCAGCCAGGTTGTCGTGGGTGGTCAGGATGTGGCCGACCGCGTGGATCCTGGTGCACTGACCGGTGCGGTTAATGCGCGCATGTTAGGCGATGTTGGCGCGGGCGACGTCATTGTGGGGCATTCCGAGCGGCGTAGTGAATACGGCGAAACCGACCAAAACATTGTTGCTAAGGTCGGCGCGGCACTCGAAGCGGGGGTGCGGCCGATTGTATGTGTGGGCGAAACCAAGCAGCAACGCGACGCGGGTCATTTCCAGCAGGTCGTGGATGCTCAGCTCGACGCGGTTTTGTCCTCTTTTGAGAGCCGTGAGTTGGCGTCGCTGGTAGTGGCTTACGAGCCGGTATGGGCGATTGGGACCGGTGATACTGCTACGCCGGAAGAGGCCGAAGAGGCGCACAGCCATATTCGTGGCCGCGTAGCCGCGTACAATTCCGAGCTGGCCGACGGCTGCCGGATCATCTATGGCGGTAGTGTCAAACCGGATAACGCGGCCGACATTTTCCGCCAGGACAACGTGGATGGCGCGCTGGTTGGCGGTGCTTCACTCAATTATGATTCGTTCGCCGCGATCGCAGCCGCTAGCGTCGAGGCAGAGCAACAAAACAAAACTGGCTGA